The Oncorhynchus gorbuscha isolate QuinsamMale2020 ecotype Even-year unplaced genomic scaffold, OgorEven_v1.0 Un_scaffold_7331, whole genome shotgun sequence genome contains the following window.
AGAGGAAAGATTGTCAAATACAGGtaaatattgagtcattgaaaagAGAAAATAACAAGATACATATCATATCTAGATCAGAATAATCGGTTTTAAGACACCAGTTCACAGAATTCCAAGTACCTTGCAAATGAGAGGTGAATCCATAGCCTAAACAAGAGGAAATACTAATAAAGAACCAGCCTTACCTGAAACTCTGGTTGAATCATTAGAGATTACTGCAGTGCTTCcctgctcttcctctctcaccGCACTGTCCTCCTCATCCTTccagttcctctcctctccatgctGTCTCTCCCGGTGGCTTCTGAGTGCCGTCAAGTTACAGAAGCTCTGGCTGCAGTCATGGCACTGCTGTCGTTCAGCCACAGTCCCGCGGCGGCGGGAGTGTGAGCGCTTGTGGGAGGACAGCTTGCGCAGGCTCTTGAGCGTCCGTCCACAGACCCCACAGACGTACTGGGACTGGCCCATGTGACTGCGCTTGTGCATGATGAAGGCTGTGGGGCGGAGGAAGCGGTCGCCACACACTGGGCACCGGAACTCCAGTTTGACCTTGTGGCCGTGGGCACCCCGTCCTCCTCCCCGCGATGCCAGTACAACAGTGTCCCGTCAGCTGCCAGGAGGAACTGAAGCAGCGCTGACACAGTCTGCAGCACCAACTGGAGTCTGACCCAGAGACATCCTCAGTCTCAACAGCAGCCCAGAACCTCTCTTCGgtctttcccttcctcctctttttctcctccTCTGCTTCTTCCAGGGTGTCGGTTTCCTCAGGGAGTTGGTCACTTGGAGCTGGAGTTGAAGTACGACCGTGATTTAGTGGGATTGCAGgagcaaagaaagtaaatgtgTTGAAAATCAAGGTTGAAAATAAGAGACTAATATATTGTATCATGTTGTAAAATGATCAATACTA
Protein-coding sequences here:
- the LOC124019170 gene encoding zinc finger protein 2 homolog, with product MLMVIVKQEEEDHMEQMSNGPLSSDTLIKQEQEEGLEQGTTAPSDQLPEETDTLEEAEEEKKRRKGKTEERFWAAVETEDVSGSDSRRGAHGHKVKLEFRCPVCGDRFLRPTAFIMHKRSHMGQSQYVCGVCGRTLKSLRKLSSHKRSHSRRRGTVAERQQCHDCSQSFCNLTALRSHRERQHGEERNWKDEEDSAVREEEQGSTAVISNDSTRVSAQPPQSPQCHQCFMTFQDAETEERHLRFKHPVEYERHLRGRTVFACCVCDRTFSSSRLLSAHQRTHSK